One Bacteroidota bacterium genomic region harbors:
- a CDS encoding transporter yields MKIKFLLLLIVLVHVQTLIQAQGPGPIQTDRPDQTETPYTVPAKHFQMETGLSFEQTDPDIQSFTNPSILFKYGLNDHFELGFITEFATLKTKETVSGLSPITLRFKEKITNEQGLLPITSFIGYLSVPNWGSKEFKSTYFAPAFRFTMQHTLSQKFTFGYNLGAEWNGETPEPAFIYTVTTGCSISDKVGAYLEVYGFAPQFSKADHRFDGGLNFLLKENILLDISGGAGITENAPDYYMALGFSFRLKD; encoded by the coding sequence GTGAAGATAAAATTTCTCCTCCTGCTGATCGTATTAGTGCATGTTCAAACTCTGATACAAGCCCAGGGCCCGGGACCTATTCAGACAGATCGTCCCGATCAGACAGAAACACCGTATACTGTTCCGGCAAAACATTTTCAGATGGAAACCGGTTTATCTTTTGAGCAAACAGATCCGGATATTCAGTCATTTACAAACCCATCCATTCTGTTTAAATATGGCCTCAACGATCATTTTGAATTAGGCTTTATCACTGAATTCGCGACTCTCAAAACAAAAGAAACAGTTTCCGGATTGTCTCCAATCACTTTGAGATTCAAGGAAAAAATTACTAACGAACAAGGCTTGTTACCGATTACTTCCTTTATAGGCTATCTCTCCGTTCCGAATTGGGGATCGAAAGAATTCAAATCAACTTATTTTGCTCCGGCATTTCGCTTCACGATGCAACACACTTTATCTCAGAAATTCACTTTTGGCTACAATCTGGGCGCGGAATGGAATGGAGAAACGCCTGAACCGGCATTTATTTATACAGTGACAACAGGCTGTTCAATTAGTGATAAAGTTGGGGCATATCTTGAAGTGTATGGTTTTGCACCTCAGTTTTCAAAGGCGGATCATCGTTTCGATGGCGGGTTGAATTTTCTCCTGAAAGAAAATATTTTGCTGGATATTTCAGGAGGAGCAGGAATTACGGAGAATGCACCGGATTATTACATGGCCTTGGGGTTCTCCTTTCGTTTAAAGGATTAA